The DNA window TGATCCAGTACCTAGCTTAATCCTCTCGACAACTCTAATGTAGGCATTAGAGCCCCATTTCCCACATGAGGAAAGCAGGCACAGAGAATAAAGTGGCTTTTCAGTGTGGCCCAGCTGAAAAGTGTTGGAGCTGGGATTCCAACCAGCATCCTGGCAGGTTCCAGAATGAACAATCAGTTGACATCGTGGAAAGAGCACCAATTTTGGCAGCAGATAGATGTGGACTGATGTAACAGCTCCACACAAGGGGGCCTGgacttttccttctctgagcttcggtttcctcatctgtaaaataaaggtagtcttgaataatgaaaataatggctATGAAGGGCCtgctttggtttctgccctgTGGCAGGAACTTAGTAAGCAGGTGTACATGtctccttccctatctcctgagGAGACAGACTCATGGAAGGACACAAGGTTAGGGTTAGGGGGTGGAGCAGAGACCTGGGACCCTCGTCCTGACTGCCACTCACCTGGATGTAGGCCAGGGCCAGGTGTTTGCTGGGGTGAGTCCACCGGCAGAGCCGAGAGCATCTCAGTGGGCTTGggagtgccctcctccagggaagcctgtcctacCCCAGCACCCCAGTGAAGAGGGATCACTTGTAGGGTTCAGGGTGGGGGATCCCTGGGCCCCGGCACTGGCTGCTTCATCACTGGTTTCCCACCCCACACAGCGGACTGCAGCCCTTGCTGCTACTCACGCCGAGGGGCCTGCCTCTCAGCCTTCCTGATGCTCCTGCTGACAACTCTTGCAGCTCTGATCACCCTGGTCGCCATCCTTGGACCCCCATCTCGCACGCCAGGTCAGGGTGGGCAAGAGAGAGTGGGTCAGATTTGTTGGGAGGGTAGAGGGAGCACAGAGTGATGGGGGAAACTGATCCTGCCTGGCTTCTCCACAAAGTGACTTTTGAACAGTTCCTTAGGGCGCATGTACAGATATACACTGACCCTGACATGCGCACATCTCTAAGCTTCCATCTGCACATCTGTAGCCTGAGCTATTGAAGTGGACCCAGCTAtgatgccacctcctccaggaagtcttcccctGCCTGCCTTGTTTAGGAGCCTTGTTTCAGCTCCCATTACTCTCACACTTCTTCTCCCCCAGGCCCTATCACCCAGAGTGATGTTgtcctgtgtgtctgtctccacCACAAAGGACAGGGACCTGTCCAGTGCAGCCCTGAGGCCAGGGCTTCAGCAGTGAGCACCAACACAAAACATGACTTCATGGAGCTAACAGTTTGCAGAGTGACAAGGAGGTTAACCAATAAGCACTTTAAGGCAGGCTTAGTGGGAGCTCTGAGAGTCAGGAGCAAGGCTCTGGCCAGTTCAGGGGTCAGGATGGGCACCTTGAGAAGTTAAAGGCACTGAAGCATGAAGGGAAAGCAGGACTGGTTGGTGGAGGGGGTGGCGGGAAAAGCATCCAGGCACAGGGAACAGCATGTGTGGAGCCCTTGGGGTGGGAGGAAATATGAGGAGAAGGTCAGTGGACTCGATGGACAGGGCAGCAGGTAGGGCCAGGGGCCCAGGGCCCAGCGCCTCGAAGGCTGCACTGGGGAAGGAGGTCACCATCTAGAGAGCCATGGGAAGGAATTAAGCCAGGGGTGGAATGTCACCAGACCTACCTTTCTGAGAGATGTCCGTTGCCTAGCAGGAGGTGCTAAGGGGACACAGTGAGTGTAGAGGTAGAATCCACGGCATCCTCGTGCCTGTGCATGGACACTGCGGGTAGATGTGAACACATGCAGAGTTGCCTCCATGCATGcacctgtgtgcctgtgtgtacatgtgtgtaagcatctgtgtgtgtgcacatgctttTATGTGCAGgaacatatctgtgtgtgtgtttgcccttgtgtgtgcatgtctgtgtttgCTCAAGTATGTCCAAGCGTGTATGTCTGTGAGCAGTTGGGTGTGTGTTACAATGTGTCTCTGAGAGCCAGCCCCTCACACCAGCTGAGGCTATTCCAGGAGATGAGATGCAACCCACATAAACTCGCCCCCACCTCCAAcctgcacacatgtgtgtgtgcgtgcacagcCTGCAAAGTTGGacctcccagctcctctgtcagtttctttttctcccctaatTCTTCGGAGCAGCCCCAGGGCTGGGTGCTCCACGAAGTGGGACAGAGGGAAGACTCTCCAAGGGACAGACGCTCAGATGGTCCCCACCACTCCTGGGCACTGCAGAGGCAGCCCGACCTCAGGAAAGACAGAGGCAGCAGCCTGGTTATTAGCTGTGTGGCCAGGCCTCTTGAACCTCACCGAGTCTTacttttcttatctataaaatgaggctaACGATGACACATTGCATGAGGATTCagggaaacaacagaataaaaatgggaaGGTGTTTGCAGCCTGTCAAGCTGTCCCAGACATAAGGACTGTGGCATAAGGGTCGCTAGCTGGCCCCGGATGTTGCCTCTGACACCCTCACCTGCACCAGGAGCCCTGCCGTGAGAACCGCGTCCCTGACCCTAGGCCTGTCCCGGGGAGCTTCCCGCGAGGTGGTTGTTCAATAGACATGGGAACCATGATTTTCTCTGCACTCTCTCTAGGGTTACGCACACAGAGGCTTTTATGTAATCTCCCCAGCAGCCCCACGGGGTGTGTGCCATGCTCCCCACTTTGCAGACAAGGAACCTGAGGTGCAGAGAGGTCAGGTCACACGCCCATAGTCACACAGCCAGCACAGTCACACAGTGGTTGAACTGGGGCGTGCACACCATCTTCAATGCCAAGTTCAGTGTCCTCCCCGTGGCCCCAGCCCCTCGCTCCAGCTCAGGTGGGGCTCAGGGGGGAGAACTTGGTGATGCCCTTGTGAATACCACCCTTGACCCTTCCGGGGCTTGCCCTGCCCACCCAGGGGCCCAGGCCTGCGTGACGCAGATGAATAGGACAGGCTTCCTGTGCAACGACAGGAGCAGCTGCATCCCGGCCAGCAGGGTCTGTGACGGCGTCCGGACCTGTGCCCACGGCGAGGACGAGGAGGAGGCCTTGTGCCGTGAGTACCTACGCCAGGGCCCCTCGGGAATTGCCCCCAACTCCAGCTCTCCCTGCAGCCAGACTGAAGCTCGACCACCCTGAACGTACCAGGCACCTTTGCATGCTTCTATGCCTTTGCTTCTCCCACCCTGTCCCagtcacacgcacacacatatgccCACCAAGGGAATGCCTCCATTCTGGGCCTGGAGAAATTTTATGCAACCCTCATGGCAGAGTTCAAGCGTTACCTCCTCTACGAAGCCTTCTCTGACTCCCAAACTAGATGACGTTCCCTTTACTGGGTTCTCATAGCCCCTGTGCTTACCTGTGTCCCAGCCCCAGTCGCCTTGATTTCAGTCTCATCTGGCATGTTTGCCACCCCCATCAGACTGTGAACTCCTCTGAGGCAAACCTAGTCTGCTTGATCTtggggcccagggcctggcacagggctCTGCACAGAGAAGTATCTGGAATgatgtgttgaataaatgatgaaattagTGAATCAACCAAGGAATGAATGAGAAGGTCTAATCCCAGACCTTAGACCTGACAGTTCTCAAGAGAGAGGAGCGTGGCAGTTGccacagaggaggaaaagagatTGGTGAGTTacagtgggtggggtggggtagctTATGAGGGGAGGGTCATTGCATCATGAGCCCTCAAGACCAGAAGAGATCTTAAATTCATCTAGCCCATTTTCCATCTCATGCCCCAATCCCCTCTGCCATCCATCCTCTGCTTGCACACTCCCAGGATAGAAGCTCACTACAGCTTGAGGCAGCTGCTCCTATCACTCTGGTTTTCCCATGGGGATGTACAGAGTTTAGGGCTACCTCCCAATAGCACCCTTGACTAGTTCCAACTCTAACCCCTCATCAACCCCTGCCCTCCAAGATCCACATGTCAATCTGTTTCCCGTGATGGTGGCACTGCGTGGATTGGAGATTGCTTTGTTGTCTCACATGAGTCTACTCTTCCCTGAACTACCCTTTGAACTCCCAGTCACCCTGTTGTGATTGGTCTTTCCCACTCCACCAGCATCCACAGAACACAAACCAACTGCCATGTCCCTCTCCTTGTACTAGCTTCAGAAGCATCTGTGACACTTCTGGCTGGCTCTGGCCAGTCCAAGGAACAAAGACTTTTCCCCTCCTAAGTCTGGGTTATATCTCTAGTGATGTGGCCTGAGTTAGTGTTAATTTTTGGTAGCCCTGTCACACTGCTCTCTAACACAGAACTCACTTTCAAGAAGGGTTCTCTGATTCCCTCTCACAAAACAtgtgaacccacatcccctgaatTCCGGGACCCAAGTGCAAGACTTcacatttgttctttttaaaaattatttattttatttctttatggctgtgttgggtcttcactgctggtATGGCTTTCTTCTAGTTGCAAAGAGCAGAAGCTACTCTCTAATTGCAAAGAGCagaagctactctctagttgcagtgctcggacttttcattgcagtggtttctcttgctgtggagcatggatTCTAagtgcaggggcttcagtagttgcagcacatgggctcagtagctgtggctcttggactctagagcaccggctcaatagttgtggctcacaggcatAGTTGCTCCATGGGATGtaaaatcttcccagatcagggattgaatccatgtctcctgcattggcaggtgatttctttactggttagccatcagggaaaccccacatTTATTCTTGTTGTGTTCCAGTGGAGGAAGCTTCCTGGAGGTGAAGGAACTTGAACCTGGACTTGCAGGTGGGATGGTTCTGGACAGGTGTCGAGAAGGACATTTCTGGAGGGAGGAGCAGAGTAAGACATGGTGTGGATGGGAAGGAGCAAGAGCTGAGTAGGAGTGAGGAAGGGAGAAGCAGCTCTGGGCATCCTGTTGGATAAACAGGGCAAGAACCCGCATCTCCCCTTGACTGACCTCCTCCCCAGGAGACCTTCTCCTTGTGCCCTTCCTGGATGCTCAGTGACCCCGGGTTTACCAGCTGCCAGGGTGGTCAGGACAATCCCCCTCCATTTAGCCGTGAGACACCTGCAGCCTGAATGTACCTGAACGGCAGCCAAATGTGGACTTGCTCCTGCCTCACCTCTCCCTCTGCAGGAACTGTGCCCCGGAGCCTCCCTGGCTTTCTCGTGGCTCACTGCGGAGACCCTGCTTCCTGGATCTACTCAGACCAAATGTGTGACGGGATCAACAACTGTGGGGACTGCTCAGATGAACTGAGCCCAGGTGGGGGTCTGGGCACAGGCTGGGCTGGGCAATTGGCCAGGCAGCAGCCAGAGGGCAGAAGTTAGCCAGAGAATCTCTGAGGTTCCCCCTGCGTCCCCTATTGGCATTCTA is part of the Odocoileus virginianus isolate 20LAN1187 ecotype Illinois chromosome 5, Ovbor_1.2, whole genome shotgun sequence genome and encodes:
- the LDLRAD1 gene encoding low-density lipoprotein receptor class A domain-containing protein 1; protein product: MNKIFPQGDANGNAAAGSKALPGGEADCSPCCYSRRGACLSAFLMLLLTTLAALITLVAILGPPSRTPGAQACVTQMNRTGFLCNDRSSCIPASRVCDGVRTCAHGEDEEEALCRTVPRSLPGFLVAHCGDPASWIYSDQMCDGINNCGDCSDELSPVTTCPPCGPGWWPCPSTVFKYCSCIPRSLCRDHVQHCSDWSDEYSCPGP